In Hymenobacter sublimis, a single genomic region encodes these proteins:
- the rpoB gene encoding DNA-directed RNA polymerase subunit beta has protein sequence MQKLQAADERINFAKIKKVIEYPDFLDVQVRSFMDFFQLETAAENRTDEGLFKVFAENFPISDSRENFVLTFIDYHVDPPKYSVDECIDRGLTYSVPLKAKLRLVCNDTDNEDFETIEQEVFLGNIPYMTEKGSFVINGAERVIVSQLHRSPGVFFAQSKHTNGTKLYSARIIPFKGSWIEFATDVNNVMYAYIDRKKKFPVTTLLRAIGYGTDKDILDLFGLSEEVKADKKNLKKAVGRKLAARVLRTWTEDFVDEDTGEVVSIDRNEVLLERDSTIEEEDIDVILNAGAKSVILHRENVNIADYAIIYNTLQKDNSNSEKEAVEQIYRQLRNTEAPDEETARDIIQKLFFSDKRYDLGDVGRYRINKKLGIDTNWEARVLTNEDIVLIVKYLIGLINSKAIVDDIDHLSNRRVRTVGEQLYAQFGVGLARMARTIKERMNVRDNEDFKPVDLINARTLSSVINSFFGTNQLSQFMDQTNPLAEVTHKRRVSALGPGGLSRERAGFEVRDVHYTHYGRLCTIETPEGPNIGLISSLCVHARVNSMGFIETPYRTVENGKVDITENVKYLTAEEEDTHHIAQANARIDEQGNFINELVKGRFEGDFPVVGPDEYSYMDVAPNQIVSVAASLIPFLEHDDANRALMGSNMQRQAVPLLKAEAPIVGTGLEGRVAIDSRTLVVAEGDGVIDYVDANRIVVKYDLTEDDILVSFDAEKISYDLIKFRRTNQDTCINLTPLVKKGERVTKGQPLCEGYGTNKGELALGRNMQVAFMPWQGYNFEDAIVISEKVVRDDIFTSIHIEEFELEVRETKRGEEELTSEIPNVSEEAVRNLDDNGIIRLGAEVREGDILIGKITPKGETDPTPEEKLLRAIFGDKAGDVKDASLKAPPSLNGVVIGTKLFSRPKKDKNLRAKSKKEVEELKESYARELRGIKAVMIEKLVQLLEGKTSQGVKHKFGDEILTKGVKFGKKNITEALFPEKNPYKDESNYAVPEEVNMFKDLILENWTADARVNGMLLDLVKNYAKKRNTITARFKRDRFTLEVGDELPAGIVQLAKVYIAKKRKLKVGDKMAGRHGNKGVVARIVRDEDMPFLPDGTPMDIVLNPLGVPSRMNIGQIYETVLGWAGLKLGRTYATPIFDGATEEEVSRELTEAGLPTFGRAYLHDGLTGQRFDQPVTVGVIYMLKLGHLVDDKMHARSIGPYSLITQQPLGGKAQFGGQRFGEMEVWALEAFGASNVLQEILTVKSDDVVGRAKAYEAIVKGDVLPKPNIPESFNVLIHELRGLALEITLD, from the coding sequence CTGCAAAAACTGCAGGCGGCTGACGAGCGGATCAACTTCGCCAAGATTAAAAAGGTTATTGAGTACCCGGATTTCCTGGACGTGCAGGTTCGCTCGTTCATGGATTTCTTCCAGTTGGAAACGGCTGCCGAGAACCGTACCGATGAGGGCCTTTTCAAAGTATTCGCTGAGAATTTTCCGATTTCGGACTCGCGCGAAAACTTTGTGCTGACCTTCATCGACTACCACGTTGACCCGCCCAAGTACTCTGTTGACGAGTGCATTGACCGGGGCCTAACGTACTCGGTGCCGTTGAAAGCTAAGTTGCGCCTCGTCTGCAACGACACGGACAACGAAGATTTCGAAACGATTGAGCAGGAGGTGTTCCTAGGGAACATTCCCTACATGACCGAAAAGGGCTCTTTCGTAATTAACGGGGCAGAGCGCGTTATCGTTTCGCAGTTGCACCGTTCGCCTGGAGTGTTCTTTGCCCAGAGCAAGCACACCAATGGCACGAAACTGTATTCGGCCCGTATCATTCCGTTCAAAGGTTCGTGGATTGAATTCGCCACGGACGTGAATAACGTGATGTATGCGTACATCGACCGGAAGAAAAAATTTCCGGTTACGACGCTGCTGCGTGCTATCGGCTACGGCACCGATAAAGACATTCTCGACCTGTTCGGGCTGTCAGAAGAGGTGAAGGCTGATAAGAAAAATCTCAAGAAAGCAGTGGGTCGCAAGTTAGCTGCCCGGGTACTCCGCACCTGGACGGAAGACTTCGTGGACGAGGATACCGGTGAAGTGGTGTCCATCGACCGGAACGAGGTTTTGCTGGAGCGTGACTCGACCATCGAGGAGGAGGACATCGACGTAATCCTGAATGCCGGGGCCAAGTCGGTGATTCTGCACCGTGAGAACGTAAACATTGCCGACTACGCAATTATTTACAACACCCTGCAGAAGGACAACTCCAACTCGGAAAAAGAAGCCGTGGAGCAAATCTACCGTCAGCTCCGGAACACGGAGGCTCCTGACGAAGAGACAGCCCGCGACATTATCCAAAAGCTATTCTTCTCGGACAAGCGCTACGACCTCGGGGATGTAGGCCGCTACCGTATTAATAAGAAGCTGGGTATCGACACGAACTGGGAGGCTCGCGTGCTGACCAATGAGGACATTGTTCTCATCGTGAAATACCTGATTGGTCTAATCAACTCGAAGGCCATTGTCGATGACATTGACCACTTGTCGAACCGCCGGGTACGTACGGTAGGGGAGCAGCTTTACGCTCAATTTGGCGTAGGTCTGGCCCGTATGGCGCGTACCATCAAGGAGCGCATGAACGTGCGCGACAACGAGGACTTTAAGCCGGTTGACCTGATCAACGCCCGTACGCTGTCGTCGGTAATCAATTCCTTCTTCGGCACTAACCAGTTGTCGCAGTTCATGGACCAGACGAACCCGCTGGCCGAGGTGACGCACAAGCGTCGCGTATCGGCACTGGGGCCAGGAGGTCTGTCGCGCGAGCGGGCTGGTTTCGAAGTACGTGACGTTCACTACACGCACTACGGCCGCTTGTGCACCATCGAAACGCCGGAAGGACCGAACATCGGTCTGATTTCGTCGCTGTGCGTGCACGCCCGGGTAAACTCGATGGGCTTCATCGAAACTCCCTACCGTACGGTAGAAAATGGTAAGGTGGACATCACCGAGAACGTGAAGTACCTGACGGCCGAGGAGGAAGATACCCACCACATCGCGCAGGCTAACGCCCGCATCGATGAACAAGGTAACTTCATCAACGAGCTGGTAAAAGGTCGTTTCGAAGGTGACTTCCCGGTGGTAGGTCCGGATGAGTACAGCTACATGGACGTAGCCCCGAACCAGATTGTATCGGTGGCCGCTTCCCTGATTCCATTCCTGGAGCATGACGATGCTAACCGTGCCCTGATGGGTTCGAACATGCAACGTCAGGCGGTTCCGCTCTTGAAGGCTGAGGCTCCCATCGTGGGCACTGGCTTAGAAGGTCGCGTAGCTATTGACTCCCGCACGCTGGTAGTAGCCGAAGGCGACGGTGTAATTGACTACGTAGATGCTAATCGCATTGTAGTGAAGTACGACCTGACGGAAGACGACATCCTCGTAAGCTTCGACGCTGAGAAGATTTCGTACGACCTGATCAAGTTCCGTCGTACCAACCAAGATACCTGCATCAACCTGACACCCCTTGTAAAGAAAGGTGAGCGGGTAACCAAAGGACAGCCCCTCTGCGAAGGCTACGGCACGAACAAAGGTGAGCTAGCTCTGGGCCGCAATATGCAGGTGGCCTTTATGCCGTGGCAGGGCTACAACTTCGAAGATGCTATTGTCATCTCGGAGAAAGTAGTGCGCGACGACATCTTCACCTCGATTCACATTGAGGAGTTTGAGTTGGAAGTGCGCGAAACCAAGCGCGGCGAAGAAGAGCTGACCTCGGAAATTCCGAACGTGAGCGAAGAAGCCGTGCGCAACCTCGACGACAACGGTATCATCCGTCTGGGAGCTGAGGTTCGTGAAGGCGACATTCTCATCGGTAAGATCACGCCGAAAGGCGAAACCGATCCGACCCCGGAAGAGAAGCTGCTCCGCGCCATCTTCGGCGACAAAGCCGGCGACGTTAAGGATGCCTCCCTTAAGGCGCCACCGTCCCTGAACGGGGTAGTAATTGGCACTAAGCTGTTCTCGCGTCCGAAGAAAGACAAAAACCTGCGGGCCAAGTCGAAGAAGGAAGTAGAAGAGCTGAAGGAGTCGTATGCTCGGGAACTGCGCGGCATCAAAGCCGTGATGATCGAGAAGCTGGTGCAACTGCTGGAAGGCAAAACCTCCCAGGGCGTGAAGCACAAGTTCGGCGACGAAATCCTGACTAAGGGTGTGAAATTCGGGAAGAAGAACATCACAGAAGCGTTGTTCCCCGAGAAGAACCCCTATAAGGATGAGAGCAACTACGCCGTGCCGGAAGAGGTCAACATGTTCAAAGACCTCATTCTGGAGAACTGGACCGCTGATGCGCGTGTGAATGGTATGCTGCTCGACCTGGTGAAAAACTACGCCAAGAAGCGCAACACCATCACGGCCCGCTTCAAGCGCGACCGGTTCACGCTGGAAGTAGGCGACGAACTCCCCGCCGGCATTGTGCAGCTGGCTAAAGTTTACATCGCCAAGAAGCGCAAGCTGAAGGTGGGTGATAAAATGGCCGGTCGTCACGGTAACAAAGGGGTAGTAGCCCGCATCGTGCGCGATGAGGACATGCCTTTCCTGCCCGACGGCACTCCGATGGACATTGTGCTCAACCCGCTTGGTGTACCAAGCCGGATGAACATTGGTCAGATTTATGAAACCGTACTGGGTTGGGCCGGCCTGAAGCTGGGCCGCACCTACGCTACCCCAATTTTCGATGGTGCTACCGAAGAGGAAGTATCACGTGAGTTGACGGAAGCGGGTCTGCCAACCTTCGGCCGGGCGTATCTGCATGACGGTTTAACCGGTCAGCGTTTCGACCAGCCGGTAACCGTAGGCGTGATTTACATGCTGAAGCTGGGTCACTTGGTTGATGATAAGATGCACGCCCGTTCTATCGGACCGTACTCGCTCATCACCCAGCAGCCCCTCGGCGGTAAAGCCCAGTTCGGTGGTCAGCGCTTCGGCGAAATGGAAGTGTGGGCTCTCGAAGCCTTCGGTGCTTCCAACGTTCTCCAGGAAATCCTGACGGTGAAGTCGGATGACGTGGTAGGCCGCGCTAAAGCGTACGAAGCCATTGTAAAAGGCGACGTACTGCCCAAGCCAAATATCCCCGAGTCATTCAACGTACTCATTCACGAGTTGCGCGGTCTGGCCCTGGAAATCACGCTTGACTAA
- the rplL gene encoding 50S ribosomal protein L7/L12: protein MADLKAFAEQLVSLTVKEVNELATILKDEYGIEPAAAAPVMVAGGAGAGAAEAAEEKTSFDVILKAAGGQKLAVVKLVKDLTGLGLKEAKELVDGAPKPLKEGVAKDEAESLKKQLEEAGAEVEVK from the coding sequence ATGGCAGATTTGAAAGCATTCGCCGAGCAGCTCGTTAGCCTGACGGTAAAAGAAGTAAACGAACTGGCTACTATCCTGAAAGACGAGTATGGCATTGAGCCTGCTGCTGCTGCTCCAGTAATGGTAGCTGGTGGTGCTGGCGCTGGTGCTGCTGAAGCCGCTGAGGAGAAGACTTCGTTCGACGTAATCCTGAAGGCTGCCGGTGGTCAGAAGCTAGCTGTTGTAAAGCTGGTGAAAGACCTGACCGGCCTGGGCCTGAAAGAAGCCAAAGAACTGGTTGACGGTGCTCCTAAGCCTCTGAAAGAAGGTGTTGCTAAAGACGAAGCTGAGTCGCTGAAGAAGCAACTGGAAGAAGCCGGCGCTGAAGTAGAAGTTAAGTAA
- the rplJ gene encoding 50S ribosomal protein L10 — MIREEKQALVDELSEKFQSHNAFYIADASGMSVAKINEFRRLCFNRGMEFKVYKNTFIRKALDTLGGDTSEMDAALKGQSGILFSKESGNAPAKLLQDFYKAQNYGKNVEPRPALKGAYVDASIYIGANQLSSLSTLKGKNELIGDVIGLLQSPAKNVISALSSGGNILAGLIKTLSEKEEVAG, encoded by the coding sequence ATGATCCGGGAAGAAAAACAAGCCCTCGTCGACGAGTTGAGCGAGAAGTTTCAATCGCACAACGCGTTCTACATTGCCGATGCTTCGGGAATGTCGGTGGCGAAAATCAACGAATTCCGTCGCCTGTGCTTTAACCGCGGCATGGAGTTCAAAGTGTACAAGAACACCTTCATCCGCAAGGCTCTCGACACCTTGGGTGGCGACACTTCGGAGATGGACGCAGCGCTGAAAGGCCAGTCGGGCATCCTGTTCTCGAAAGAGTCGGGTAATGCTCCAGCCAAGCTACTTCAGGACTTTTACAAGGCACAGAACTACGGTAAGAACGTAGAGCCCCGTCCCGCGCTGAAAGGTGCCTATGTTGATGCTAGCATTTACATCGGCGCCAACCAGCTCAGCAGCCTCAGCACGCTGAAAGGCAAAAACGAGCTTATCGGTGATGTTATCGGTCTGCTCCAGTCGCCCGCCAAAAACGTTATCTCTGCTCTATCGAGCGGTGGCAACATCTTGGCTGGTCTTATCAAAACGCTTTCCGAAAAAGAAGAGGTTGCAGGCTAA
- the rplA gene encoding 50S ribosomal protein L1 — MAQVSKKRKEALAKHDLTEVRSLVEAAKVVKDITYTKFDASVDIDVRLGVDPRKADQMVRGVATLPHGTGKTVRVLALVTADKEAEATAAGADYVGLDDYISKIEKGWTDIDVIITMPSVMAKVGRLGRVLGPRGLMPNPKSGTVTTDVAKAVQEVKAGKIDFKVDKTGIIHCSVGKVSFDEQKLAENAIEVIQTLQRLKPSSAKGTYIKSITLSSTMSPAVPVDTQVTSA; from the coding sequence ATGGCACAAGTAAGCAAAAAGCGCAAGGAAGCCCTTGCCAAGCACGACCTGACCGAAGTTCGGAGCCTGGTAGAAGCCGCCAAAGTGGTAAAGGATATCACCTATACCAAGTTTGACGCTTCCGTAGATATCGACGTTCGTCTGGGCGTTGACCCCCGCAAAGCTGACCAGATGGTACGTGGCGTAGCCACGCTACCCCACGGTACCGGCAAAACTGTTCGCGTTCTGGCCTTGGTTACCGCCGACAAAGAAGCTGAAGCTACTGCAGCTGGTGCTGACTACGTTGGTTTGGATGACTATATCTCGAAAATCGAGAAAGGTTGGACCGATATCGATGTAATCATCACGATGCCTTCGGTAATGGCTAAGGTTGGCCGTCTGGGTCGCGTACTGGGTCCTCGTGGCCTGATGCCAAACCCCAAGTCGGGCACGGTTACAACTGACGTAGCTAAAGCTGTACAGGAAGTGAAGGCTGGTAAAATCGACTTTAAAGTTGACAAGACCGGTATCATTCATTGCTCAGTAGGCAAGGTATCGTTCGACGAGCAGAAGCTCGCTGAAAACGCCATCGAAGTAATCCAGACGCTTCAGCGTTTGAAGCCTTCGTCGGCTAAGGGCACTTATATTAAGAGCATCACGCTTTCGAGCACGATGTCGCCTGCCGTTCCGGTTGACACCCAGGTAACTTCCGCTTAA
- the rplK gene encoding 50S ribosomal protein L11, with product MAKEIRGYLKLQIKGGAANPAPPVGPALGSKGLNIMEFCKQFNARTQDKAGQVCPVLITMYTDKSFDFVVKTPPVPVLLMEAAKLQSGSKEPNRNKVGSVSWDQVRTIAETKMPDLNAFKVESAMLQVAGTARSMGITVSGTSPFAE from the coding sequence ATGGCCAAAGAAATTAGAGGTTATCTGAAGCTTCAGATAAAGGGAGGCGCCGCAAACCCTGCGCCGCCGGTTGGACCTGCACTTGGTAGCAAAGGCCTTAATATCATGGAGTTCTGCAAGCAGTTCAATGCTCGCACCCAGGATAAGGCCGGCCAAGTTTGTCCTGTACTCATCACCATGTACACCGACAAGTCGTTCGACTTCGTGGTGAAGACTCCTCCGGTACCGGTTCTCCTGATGGAGGCTGCCAAGCTCCAGAGCGGTTCGAAAGAGCCCAACCGTAACAAGGTTGGCTCGGTGTCATGGGACCAGGTACGCACCATCGCCGAGACGAAGATGCCAGACCTGAATGCTTTCAAAGTGGAGTCGGCAATGCTGCAAGTAGCCGGTACGGCTCGTAGCATGGGCATCACTGTGTCAGGCACTTCTCCTTTCGCTGAATAA
- the nusG gene encoding transcription termination/antitermination protein NusG: protein MGELKWYVVRSVSGQEKKAKTYLETEIGRHGLSDLVPQVLIPVEKVFEMRNGKKRVRERNLYPGYIIIHADLTHGEVDHIITSTPGVIGFLSDKEGKAANQNTKPVPLHISEVNRILGIVDEAEEQTATLETPFVVGELVKIVDGGFAGMSGTVSEVFEERKKLNVIVKIFGRSTPMELSYTQVEKEA from the coding sequence ATGGGCGAGTTGAAGTGGTACGTAGTCCGCTCGGTAAGCGGACAAGAGAAAAAAGCCAAGACCTATCTGGAAACTGAGATTGGCCGTCACGGGCTTTCTGACTTAGTACCCCAGGTATTGATTCCGGTGGAGAAGGTGTTCGAGATGCGCAACGGCAAAAAGCGCGTGCGTGAGCGGAACCTGTACCCCGGATACATCATTATCCACGCTGACCTGACTCACGGAGAGGTAGACCACATTATTACTAGCACGCCTGGAGTAATTGGCTTCCTAAGTGATAAAGAAGGGAAAGCTGCTAATCAGAACACGAAACCAGTTCCGCTGCATATCTCGGAAGTAAACCGCATCCTTGGGATTGTGGACGAAGCGGAAGAGCAGACCGCTACCCTGGAGACGCCTTTTGTAGTTGGTGAGTTGGTAAAGATTGTGGATGGCGGTTTCGCGGGTATGTCGGGCACAGTATCGGAGGTATTCGAGGAACGGAAAAAACTGAATGTTATCGTCAAAATTTTCGGCCGTAGCACTCCTATGGAGTTGAGCTACACCCAGGTCGAGAAGGAAGCGTAG
- the secE gene encoding preprotein translocase subunit SecE — protein sequence MSKLTNYFRETSEEMRYKVTWPSLEELQKSAGLVLIGSLLFAGVVGLMDVAFSKSLEAFYQSFR from the coding sequence ATGAGCAAGCTAACAAACTACTTCCGGGAAACCTCCGAAGAGATGCGCTACAAAGTGACGTGGCCTTCATTGGAGGAACTGCAGAAAAGTGCCGGTCTGGTGCTGATTGGTTCGTTGCTGTTTGCCGGGGTAGTGGGTTTAATGGATGTTGCTTTTAGCAAAAGCTTAGAAGCATTTTACCAATCGTTCCGTTAA
- the tuf gene encoding elongation factor Tu, translating into MAKENFDRSKPHVNIGTIGHVDHGKTTLTAAITMVLANKGLAAKRDFSSIDNAPEEKERGITINTSHVEYATENRHYAHVDCPGHADYVKNMVTGAAQMDGAILVVAATDGPMPQTREHILLARQVGVPQLVVFMNKVDMVDDPELLELVEMEIRELLSFYDFDGDNIPVIQGSALGGLNGDAAWVPKIEELMAAVDSYIPIPARLTDLPFLMPVEDVFSITGRGTVATGRIERGIINSGEQVEILGMGAENLKSTVTGVEMFRKILDRGEAGDNVGLLLRGIEKEAIRRGMVICKPGSVKPHTKFKAEVYVLSKEEGGRHTPFFNNYRPQFYFRTTDVTGIISLGEGVEMVMPGDNVTISVELINSVAMEKGLRFAIREGGRTVGAGQVTEITE; encoded by the coding sequence ATGGCTAAAGAAAATTTTGACCGGTCCAAGCCGCACGTAAACATCGGCACGATTGGTCACGTGGACCACGGCAAAACCACCCTGACGGCTGCTATCACCATGGTGTTGGCTAACAAAGGTCTGGCTGCCAAGCGCGACTTCTCTTCGATCGACAATGCTCCCGAAGAAAAAGAGCGTGGTATCACGATCAACACGTCGCACGTAGAATACGCTACCGAAAACCGTCACTACGCTCACGTTGACTGCCCCGGTCACGCTGACTATGTGAAGAACATGGTAACGGGTGCTGCTCAGATGGACGGTGCTATCCTCGTGGTAGCTGCTACCGACGGCCCAATGCCCCAGACCCGTGAGCACATCCTGCTCGCCCGTCAGGTAGGTGTTCCTCAGCTGGTAGTGTTCATGAACAAAGTGGACATGGTGGATGACCCCGAGCTGCTCGAGCTGGTGGAAATGGAAATCCGCGAACTGCTTTCGTTCTATGACTTCGACGGTGACAACATTCCGGTTATCCAGGGCTCGGCTCTGGGCGGCCTGAACGGCGACGCTGCTTGGGTTCCCAAGATTGAGGAGTTGATGGCTGCTGTTGACAGCTACATTCCAATTCCTGCTCGTCTGACCGACCTGCCCTTCCTGATGCCCGTAGAGGACGTATTCTCTATCACGGGTCGTGGAACGGTTGCTACCGGCCGTATCGAGCGTGGTATCATCAACTCGGGTGAGCAAGTTGAAATCCTGGGCATGGGTGCTGAGAACCTCAAGTCGACCGTAACGGGCGTTGAGATGTTCCGCAAAATCCTTGACCGTGGTGAAGCTGGTGACAACGTAGGTCTGCTGCTCCGCGGTATTGAAAAAGAGGCCATCCGTCGTGGTATGGTTATCTGCAAGCCCGGTTCGGTTAAGCCTCACACCAAGTTCAAGGCTGAGGTGTACGTACTGTCGAAAGAGGAAGGTGGTCGTCACACTCCGTTCTTCAACAACTACCGTCCTCAGTTCTATTTCCGCACTACCGACGTAACCGGTATCATCTCGCTGGGCGAGGGTGTGGAAATGGTAATGCCTGGTGACAACGTAACTATTTCGGTTGAGTTGATCAACTCGGTAGCTATGGAAAAAGGTCTACGTTTCGCTATTCGCGAAGGTGGCCGTACCGTAGGTGCTGGTCAGGTAACTGAAATCACCGAGTAA
- a CDS encoding M1 family aminopeptidase translates to MKYPVLGAFILTLLCQFTASAQAVKSSRPASSVSHPARKKTPVAVAPTPAPAQQPVPNWLPSTNPVQPAATILHDLVDTKLDVRFDWAKQWLLGTATLTLRPHFYPQNQLVLDAKGFDVKSVELLNGVKKGRDLKYSYDKKKLTITLDRQYPRTEQYQVRIQYVAKPNELPKGGSEAITEDKGLYFINPLGTNKDKPRQVWTQGETEGSSCWFPTIDKPNQRMTQEISLTVENGFKTLSNGLLVSSRRNSDGTRTDVWKQNLPHAPYLTMLAAGNFAVVTDTWRGKPIEYYVDPPYQYTAKQVFGNTPEMLDFFSKKLGVDYPWEKYAQVAVHDFVSGAMENTSASTFQQQLVQFNSRELADISYEPESVIAHELFHQWFGDYVTTESWSNLPLNESFADYSELLWAEQKYGADAAALVQQTKLRNYLEEAQMKREPLIRYRYANREDMFDRHSYDKGGRVLHMLRKYVGDDAFFTSLNRYLTQNKLSSTELAKLRIAFEETTGEDLMWFFDQWFLQRGHPELRVTHSFENSQVVLHVQQVQDTLYQPVYRLPVTVATWNGGQPTEHRILITKADQTFHLPVNQRPNLVKFDHEGTLLAQVDETQTQEELLYQLSHARGYLQKYAAIQGLRSKTADLTVSSAFRNALSDPFWATRVAALDGLRRYRGAEGSAVRKDLQRVALNEKKGVVRAAAISVLSSFQNEDFSEVYAAALKDSSYLVVGAAVDALSKAPTAATRTQVAALQETKNSALLTALSNYYGLNGTLDDYSWFLRRSQDAPAEVLYVMLENFGTLMQRMPPIEREKGIQRLETLARTHPQMYVRLGAYKGLHQLTTSMPTLKPILQDIRNKEKDDSLKSMYSLIQ, encoded by the coding sequence ATGAAATACCCGGTCCTCGGTGCCTTTATCCTGACGCTTCTGTGCCAGTTTACGGCTTCCGCTCAGGCAGTTAAATCCAGTCGTCCGGCCTCGAGTGTTAGCCATCCGGCTCGCAAGAAAACTCCCGTGGCCGTTGCGCCTACCCCCGCGCCGGCCCAGCAACCCGTGCCGAACTGGCTGCCCTCTACCAACCCTGTGCAGCCTGCTGCCACCATCCTCCATGACCTGGTCGATACCAAGCTGGACGTGCGTTTCGACTGGGCCAAGCAGTGGCTTCTGGGTACGGCTACTCTCACCCTGCGCCCACACTTCTACCCCCAAAACCAGTTGGTGCTCGATGCCAAGGGGTTCGACGTGAAAAGCGTGGAGCTTCTCAACGGTGTTAAAAAAGGCCGGGATCTGAAGTACAGCTACGATAAGAAGAAGCTGACCATTACGCTGGACCGCCAGTATCCGCGCACCGAGCAGTATCAGGTCCGAATTCAGTACGTGGCTAAGCCTAATGAGCTGCCTAAGGGTGGGAGCGAAGCTATTACCGAAGACAAGGGGCTGTACTTTATTAATCCTCTCGGCACGAACAAGGACAAGCCCCGCCAGGTATGGACCCAGGGTGAGACGGAGGGTAGCTCCTGCTGGTTCCCAACCATTGATAAGCCCAACCAGCGCATGACTCAGGAAATTAGCCTGACCGTTGAGAATGGGTTTAAAACCTTATCGAATGGCTTGTTGGTATCCTCCCGCCGTAACTCGGACGGCACCCGTACGGATGTCTGGAAGCAAAACCTACCCCACGCGCCCTACCTAACCATGCTGGCCGCCGGCAACTTTGCAGTGGTGACAGACACGTGGCGCGGCAAACCCATTGAGTACTACGTCGATCCGCCCTACCAGTACACGGCCAAGCAAGTGTTCGGCAACACGCCCGAAATGCTGGACTTTTTCTCCAAGAAGCTGGGGGTAGACTATCCCTGGGAGAAGTACGCGCAGGTAGCCGTGCACGATTTTGTGTCAGGGGCCATGGAAAATACCTCGGCCTCCACGTTCCAGCAGCAGTTAGTGCAATTCAACTCCCGGGAGCTAGCCGACATCTCTTACGAGCCCGAGTCCGTTATCGCGCACGAGCTATTCCACCAGTGGTTCGGCGACTACGTAACCACGGAGTCTTGGTCTAACCTGCCCCTCAACGAGTCCTTTGCCGATTACTCCGAGCTGCTGTGGGCCGAACAGAAATACGGGGCAGATGCCGCCGCGTTAGTGCAGCAAACCAAGCTCCGCAACTACCTAGAGGAAGCGCAGATGAAGCGCGAGCCATTGATTCGCTACCGCTACGCTAACCGGGAGGACATGTTCGACCGGCACTCCTACGACAAGGGTGGGCGCGTGCTGCACATGCTGCGCAAGTACGTAGGCGATGATGCCTTCTTTACTTCCCTAAACCGCTACCTCACCCAGAATAAGCTATCCAGCACGGAGCTTGCCAAGCTGCGCATTGCCTTCGAGGAAACGACCGGAGAGGACTTGATGTGGTTTTTCGATCAGTGGTTTTTGCAGCGCGGCCACCCAGAGCTGCGCGTTACCCACTCTTTCGAGAATAGCCAAGTAGTGTTGCACGTGCAGCAGGTGCAGGATACCCTGTACCAGCCCGTCTACCGCCTACCAGTTACGGTGGCTACCTGGAACGGCGGGCAACCCACAGAACACCGGATTCTCATCACCAAAGCCGACCAAACCTTTCACCTGCCCGTCAATCAGCGGCCTAACCTCGTCAAGTTCGACCACGAAGGAACGTTGCTGGCGCAGGTTGATGAGACCCAAACGCAGGAGGAACTCTTGTATCAGCTGAGCCACGCCCGCGGCTACCTACAAAAATACGCCGCCATTCAAGGCCTACGCAGCAAAACCGCTGACCTCACAGTTAGCTCTGCCTTTCGAAATGCCTTATCAGACCCGTTCTGGGCTACCCGGGTAGCCGCACTAGATGGGCTACGGCGGTACCGGGGCGCCGAGGGCAGCGCAGTTCGCAAGGATTTGCAGCGCGTGGCCCTGAATGAGAAAAAAGGGGTAGTAAGAGCTGCGGCTATCAGCGTTTTATCCTCCTTCCAGAATGAGGACTTCAGCGAAGTGTACGCCGCTGCCCTAAAGGACAGTTCGTATCTGGTGGTAGGGGCAGCCGTTGATGCCTTGTCTAAAGCTCCTACTGCCGCCACTCGTACTCAGGTAGCCGCCCTGCAAGAAACCAAAAATTCCGCCCTACTTACAGCTTTGTCGAATTACTACGGGCTCAATGGTACCCTCGACGACTACTCGTGGTTTCTACGGCGCAGTCAGGATGCCCCCGCGGAGGTACTGTATGTGATGCTTGAAAACTTCGGCACACTCATGCAGCGCATGCCCCCCATTGAGCGGGAGAAAGGTATCCAGCGCTTAGAGACTTTAGCTCGGACGCATCCACAGATGTACGTGCGGCTCGGAGCATACAAGGGTTTGCATCAGCTTACAACCAGCATGCCCACGCTCAAACCCATCTTGCAAGACATCCGCAACAAGGAGAAAGACGACAGCCTAAAGTCGATGTACAGCCTTATTCAATAA